Proteins encoded by one window of Dioscorea cayenensis subsp. rotundata cultivar TDr96_F1 chromosome 6, TDr96_F1_v2_PseudoChromosome.rev07_lg8_w22 25.fasta, whole genome shotgun sequence:
- the LOC120263624 gene encoding eukaryotic translation initiation factor 3 subunit E — protein sequence MATHDLTSRIAPHLDRHLVFPMLEFLQDRQLYDDGEILKAKIELLSQTNMVDYAMDIHKTLYHTEDVPQDMVDRRVEVVARLKSLEEAAAPLISFLQNATLVQELRPDKQYNLQMLQDRFQIGPDQIEALYQYAKFQFECGNYSGAADYLYQYRALCTNNDRGLSALWGKLAAEILMQNWDVALEELNHLKDIIDSKNFASPLNQLQNRIWLMHWSLFIFFNHENGRNGIIDLFFQDRYLNAIQTNAHHLLRYVATAVIVNKRRRNMLKELIKVIQQELHSYKDPITEFLESLYINYDFEGAQKKLKECEQVILNDPFLGKRVEDGNFATVPLRDEFLENARLFIFETYCRIHRCIDISLLAEELSMTYDDAERWIMNLVRSSKLDAKIDSVAGTVIMESTHLNVYEQIIESMKNLDMRTRLLAKNVLEPAQVIQTAR from the exons ATGGCAACCCACGATCTCACGTCGCGCATCGCGCCGCACTTGGACCGCCACTTGGTCTTTCCGATGCTCGAATTCCTCCAGGACCGGCAGCTCTACGATGATGGTGAGATCCTCAAGGCCAAAATCGAGCTTCTCAGCCAGACCAACATGGTAGACTACGCTATGGATATCCACAAGACCCTATACCACACTGAAGACGTTCCTCAAG ACATGGTGGATCGGAGGGTGGAGGTGGTGGCTAGGCTGAAATCTCTGGAGGAGGCTGCAGCACCGCTTATTTCGTTCCTACAGAATGCGACATTGGTGCAGGAGCTCAGGCCGGATAAGCAGTACAATCTCCAGATGCTACAAGATCGGTTTCAG ATTGGACCTGATCAGATTGAGGCTTTGTATCAGTATGCCAAGTTCCAATTtgagtgtggaaattattcTGGTGCGGCTGACTATTTGTATCAGTATCGTGCTTTGTGCACTAACAATGACAGAGGTTTGAGTGCATTATGGGGCAAGCTTGCAGCTGAAATTTTAATGCAGAATTGGGATGTTGCCCTAGAGGAACTTAATCACTTGAAAGATATAATTGATTCAAAG AACTTTGCATCTCCTTTAAATCAGCTGCAGAACAGGATTTGGTTGATGCATTGGAGCCTTTTCATATTCTTTAACCATGAGAATGGAAGGAATGGAATCATCGATCTGTTTTTTCAAGATAG ATATCTGAATGCTATTCAGACAAATGCGCATCACCTTTTGCGTTATGTTGCAACTGCTGTCATTGTTAACAAAAGGCGAAGAAATATGCTCaaggaattgatcaaagttaTTCAGCAGGAACTGCATTCTTACAAAGATCCTATAACAGAATTTCTAGAATCCCTGTATATTAATTATGACTTTGAAGGAGCGCAGAAGAAATTGAAAGAATGTGAACAG GTTATATTGAATGACCCTTTTCTTGGCAAACGTGTGGAAGATGGTAACTTTGCTACTGTGCCTTTGAGGGATGAGTTCCTTGAGAATGCTCGCCTCTTTATTTTTGAGACTTACTGCCGTATTCATAGGTGCATTGATATCAG CCTGCTTGCAGAAGAGTTGAGCATGACCTATGATGATGCCGAAAGATGGATCATGAATCTGGTTAGAAGCTCAAAGCTTGATGCTAAGATTGACTCTGTTGCAGGGACTGTTATTATGGAGTCAACTCACCTCAATGT ATATGAGCAGATCATAGAAAGCATGAAGAACCTTGATATGAGGACTCGATTGCTAGCAAAGAATGTTTTGGAGCCAGCTCAAGTCATACAAACGGCTCGGTAG